A genomic region of Rhizobium sp. ARZ01 contains the following coding sequences:
- the proV gene encoding glycine betaine/L-proline ABC transporter ATP-binding protein ProV — protein MACATEIDLPANERPAKISIRNVFKVYGDRPDKTLEFLKAGKTKAEIHATTGCTIGVDNATFDICAGEIFVIMGLSGSGKSTMLRLINRLIEPTSGAIEIDGRDVTRMPRSELIALRRRDISMVFQSFALLPNRTVIDNVSFGLEVAGIGEEQRKQRARTALLAVGLEGYDRSRIDQLSGGMKQRVGLARALASKPTVLLMDEAFSALDPLIRTEMQDELVRLQTEHSRTIVFVSHDLDEAMRIGDRICIMQNGAVVQVGTPDEIVLKPANDYVRSFFRNVDVSQVFRAGDVARKTQVTIIERQGVSAAAALERMEHYDRDVAIILGRDKTYHGMVSRSSLIENTRNGACNLYKRAFLPDIQPIAASESLSNVLGKVAASAFPVPVVDEANRYLGSISKSALLETLDRTA, from the coding sequence ATGGCATGTGCGACTGAGATCGATCTTCCGGCAAACGAGCGCCCGGCCAAGATCAGTATCAGGAACGTCTTCAAGGTCTACGGCGATCGGCCGGACAAGACCCTCGAATTTCTCAAGGCCGGCAAGACCAAGGCGGAAATCCACGCCACCACCGGCTGCACAATCGGCGTCGACAACGCCACCTTCGACATCTGTGCGGGCGAAATATTCGTCATTATGGGGCTTTCAGGCTCCGGCAAATCGACCATGCTGCGGCTTATCAACCGCCTGATCGAGCCTACCTCCGGGGCGATCGAGATCGATGGCCGCGACGTGACCCGCATGCCGCGAAGTGAATTGATTGCGCTCCGCCGCCGCGACATCAGCATGGTCTTCCAGTCCTTCGCGCTTCTGCCCAATCGCACCGTCATCGACAATGTCTCCTTCGGCCTTGAAGTTGCCGGCATTGGCGAGGAGCAGCGCAAGCAGCGCGCCCGCACGGCATTACTGGCCGTGGGGCTGGAAGGCTACGATCGTAGCCGCATCGACCAGCTCTCCGGCGGCATGAAACAGCGTGTGGGTCTTGCGCGAGCACTCGCCAGCAAACCGACCGTGCTTTTGATGGACGAGGCCTTTTCCGCGCTCGACCCACTCATCCGAACGGAGATGCAGGATGAGTTGGTGCGCCTGCAGACAGAGCACAGTCGCACTATCGTCTTTGTCAGCCACGACCTCGATGAAGCCATGCGCATTGGCGACCGCATCTGCATCATGCAGAATGGTGCGGTGGTGCAGGTAGGCACGCCCGATGAGATCGTGCTCAAACCTGCCAACGACTACGTGCGGTCGTTCTTCCGTAATGTCGACGTTTCACAGGTCTTCCGCGCCGGCGACGTCGCCCGCAAGACGCAGGTGACGATCATCGAGCGCCAGGGTGTTTCCGCCGCCGCGGCACTGGAGCGCATGGAACACTACGACCGTGATGTCGCCATCATCCTCGGCCGTGACAAGACCTATCACGGCATGGTCAGTCGCAGTTCGCTGATCGAAAACACGCGCAACGGCGCCTGCAATCTCTACAAGCGGGCCTTCCTGCCGGATATCCAGCCGATCGCCGCGTCGGAGAGCCTGTCCAACGTCCTCGGCAAGGTCGCAGCGAGCGCCTTTCCCGTCCCGGTCGTCGACGAAGCGAACCGCTACCTCGGCTCCATCAGCAAGTCCGCACTTCTCGAAACGCTCGATCGCACCGCCTGA
- a CDS encoding GNAT family N-acetyltransferase: MIIRLSIPFDLPALRELFLQSRQLAFNWELPSTRTLLDYDSQTDGEWQLVALDGQRLIGFISVWEPDDFIHHLHVHPQFVRRGIGRMLLHALPGWYTKPYRLKCVSLNEAALAFYRDNGFRPIGRGVAEDHEYVVLESSRGS; this comes from the coding sequence ATGATAATTCGCCTATCCATACCGTTTGATCTGCCAGCCCTTCGCGAACTGTTTCTGCAGTCGCGACAGTTGGCGTTCAATTGGGAACTGCCATCGACGCGCACCCTCCTTGATTATGACAGCCAGACCGACGGTGAATGGCAGTTGGTGGCTCTCGATGGCCAACGCCTGATCGGATTCATTTCGGTTTGGGAGCCAGACGACTTCATCCATCATCTACACGTTCATCCGCAGTTCGTACGTCGAGGTATCGGACGGATGCTCCTTCATGCGCTGCCCGGTTGGTATACCAAACCTTACCGGTTGAAGTGTGTTTCCCTCAATGAGGCTGCTCTGGCATTTTACCGTGACAATGGCTTTAGACCCATCGGAAGGGGTGTCGCAGAGGATCACGAATATGTGGTGCTTGAATCTAGCCGGGGTTCATAG
- a CDS encoding ABC transporter ATP-binding protein — translation MTRKKLDFRAEAYRNVLGFVFHHWRHRFGLVGIIILLVIASTLAEVMVPVFSGQIVDAIAGGNAADRALQAFVIVVILGLASVALRWFIFNGIIRLTLRTMADVTNDGFHKVQRFSTDWHANSFAGSTVRKITRGMWALDSLNDLLLVALLPSVVMLVGATVVLGSYWPIMGLIVGAGSLIYIGVTVMLSMGFVSPAARLANAWDTKLGGALADAIGCNSVVKAFGAEDREEARLGHVLARWDSRTRRTWKRGTLSGTIQGFMMVSMQAGILGTGLLMWQQGLASPGDITFVLAMFFVLQGYLRNVGQDIRNLQRAVNDMEELVLLDKMQLGIEDRPEATPIEIDRGQIVFDRVTFQYGAHPSPLYEDFSVTIKPGERVGLVGHSGSGKTTFVKLIQRLYDVNAGSILIDGQDIAQVSQSSLRGQIAIVQQEPILFHRTLAENIAYGRPQASRREIEQAAKQASAHDFIMDLPKGYETMVGERGVKLSGGERQRVAIARAFLADAPVLILDEATSSLDSESEVQIQQAMERLMNGRTTLVIAHRLSTVRALDRLLVFDKGTIIEEGDHHALIRLSDGIYRRLFERQALELTKGLVA, via the coding sequence ATGACTCGCAAGAAGCTCGATTTCCGTGCCGAGGCCTATCGCAACGTGCTCGGCTTTGTATTTCATCATTGGAGACATCGGTTCGGACTGGTTGGCATCATCATCCTGTTGGTGATTGCCAGCACGCTGGCTGAAGTGATGGTGCCGGTGTTTTCCGGCCAGATCGTCGACGCCATTGCGGGCGGCAATGCAGCCGATCGTGCCCTGCAGGCCTTCGTCATCGTTGTGATACTGGGCTTGGCCAGCGTGGCTTTGCGCTGGTTCATCTTCAACGGCATCATCAGGCTGACGCTGCGCACGATGGCGGACGTGACAAATGACGGCTTCCACAAGGTGCAGCGCTTCTCAACCGATTGGCACGCGAACAGCTTTGCCGGTTCGACGGTCCGCAAGATCACTCGCGGTATGTGGGCGCTCGACTCGCTCAACGACCTGCTACTGGTCGCGTTGCTGCCGTCGGTCGTCATGCTGGTGGGCGCAACTGTCGTGCTGGGCAGCTACTGGCCGATCATGGGGCTGATCGTCGGCGCGGGATCGCTGATCTATATCGGCGTGACGGTGATGCTTTCCATGGGGTTCGTTTCGCCGGCGGCAAGGCTTGCCAACGCCTGGGATACCAAGCTCGGCGGCGCGCTGGCGGATGCCATCGGTTGCAATTCGGTGGTCAAAGCCTTCGGGGCCGAGGACCGGGAAGAGGCGCGACTGGGACACGTGCTGGCCAGATGGGACAGCCGCACGCGACGGACGTGGAAGCGCGGAACATTGAGCGGCACGATCCAGGGGTTCATGATGGTTTCCATGCAGGCGGGGATTCTGGGAACCGGCCTCCTAATGTGGCAGCAGGGGCTGGCTTCACCGGGCGACATCACCTTCGTGTTGGCGATGTTCTTCGTCCTGCAGGGATATCTGCGCAATGTCGGCCAGGACATCCGAAATCTGCAGCGGGCCGTCAACGACATGGAAGAGCTGGTGCTCCTCGACAAGATGCAGCTGGGCATCGAGGACAGGCCAGAGGCCACACCCATCGAGATCGATAGGGGCCAGATCGTCTTCGATCGCGTTACCTTCCAATATGGCGCGCATCCCAGCCCGCTTTACGAGGATTTTTCGGTAACCATCAAGCCGGGCGAGCGGGTGGGCCTGGTGGGGCACTCGGGTTCGGGCAAAACGACCTTCGTCAAGCTTATCCAGCGGCTCTACGACGTGAACGCGGGTTCGATCCTCATCGACGGGCAGGATATCGCCCAAGTCAGCCAGTCGAGCCTTCGCGGCCAGATCGCCATCGTCCAGCAGGAACCAATCCTGTTCCACCGCACGCTGGCGGAAAACATCGCCTATGGTCGGCCGCAAGCCTCGCGGCGCGAAATCGAGCAGGCTGCCAAACAGGCCAGCGCGCACGACTTCATCATGGATCTTCCCAAGGGGTATGAAACCATGGTGGGCGAACGCGGGGTCAAGCTGTCGGGCGGGGAGCGGCAGCGTGTCGCCATTGCCCGTGCTTTCCTGGCGGATGCGCCGGTGCTGATTCTGGACGAGGCGACCTCAAGTCTCGACAGCGAGAGCGAAGTCCAGATACAGCAGGCAATGGAGCGCCTGATGAACGGCCGCACCACGCTGGTGATTGCGCACCGGTTGTCCACGGTGCGGGCGCTCGACCGACTGCTGGTCTTCGACAAGGGGACGATCATCGAAGAGGGCGACCACCACGCTCTGATCCGGCTGAGTGACGGCATCTACCGCCGACTGTTCGAGCGGCAGGCGCTGGAACTGACAAAAGGTCTGGTGGCATGA
- a CDS encoding calcium-binding protein, producing the protein MAFQVLTSDSIGTGVRITLANEDDLYIGRDVTVARTDATNGLDLTITGTGSQHRVDVAGTVLGPRVAIKLGDAEEDFGNIVSIAASGVVRGYEFASTGIWMEGRENQLINAGDVWTSNVGVIMYSYGETISTITNSGTIEGKNFGVTRPNQASVNGIISLVNSGTISGKAASYDGLPTIAKDLITNTGHMIGNIYLGGGMDVYDGTNGRLSGEVYGGEGDDEIRGGIDNDRLYGDAGIDKLYGGSGNDTLNGGTDRDFLYGGAGNDTFIVDNAGDKVIENASEGTDLVQASVGYTLATNVENLTLTGTAKINGSGNSLANVLIGNTADNVLDGKAGADKMQGGKGNDTYIVDNLADTVAEKANEGIDLVQASVSYTLAANIENLTLAGAAKINGTGNTLANVLFGNAADNVLDGKAGADKMQGGKGNDTYIVDNLADAVAEKANEGIDLVKASVNTTLSVNVENLTLTGTGNINGTGNALANVIKGTTGINTLKGEAGNDMLYGGTGADKLYGGLGADTFVFMSATDSTVASSGRDTIYDFSRAQGDKINLKAIDASTKSGGDQAFTFIGAEKFHKKAGELRFEKKSGDTFIQGDVNGDGKADFSIMLDLSLTMSKSDFIL; encoded by the coding sequence ATGGCATTCCAGGTTCTTACTTCCGACTCGATCGGTACGGGCGTTCGCATCACTCTTGCCAACGAGGACGATCTCTATATCGGCCGTGACGTCACGGTCGCTCGAACCGATGCCACAAACGGCCTCGACTTAACAATAACCGGCACTGGCAGCCAGCATAGGGTCGATGTCGCCGGCACCGTTCTCGGTCCGAGAGTCGCAATCAAGCTCGGTGATGCGGAAGAAGATTTTGGAAACATCGTGAGCATCGCAGCAAGCGGCGTTGTTAGGGGGTACGAATTCGCCTCAACCGGCATTTGGATGGAAGGACGAGAAAACCAACTCATCAACGCCGGTGATGTGTGGACGTCGAACGTAGGCGTGATCATGTACTCCTATGGAGAGACCATATCAACAATCACAAACTCTGGAACGATCGAGGGCAAGAATTTTGGTGTGACCAGACCCAATCAAGCCAGTGTCAATGGCATCATTTCACTCGTTAACAGCGGAACCATTTCCGGAAAAGCTGCCTCCTATGACGGACTGCCCACCATAGCGAAAGATCTCATCACCAATACCGGCCACATGATCGGCAATATCTATCTCGGCGGCGGCATGGACGTTTACGATGGCACGAACGGAAGGCTATCGGGCGAAGTCTACGGCGGCGAAGGAGATGACGAGATCCGCGGCGGCATCGACAATGACAGGCTTTACGGCGACGCTGGCATCGACAAGCTCTATGGCGGCAGCGGCAACGACACGCTCAATGGCGGAACAGATCGGGATTTCCTGTATGGCGGAGCGGGCAACGATACGTTCATCGTCGACAATGCCGGCGACAAGGTGATCGAGAACGCCAGCGAAGGCACCGATCTCGTCCAGGCTTCGGTCGGCTACACTCTTGCGACAAACGTCGAAAATCTGACGCTGACAGGAACGGCAAAGATCAATGGCAGCGGCAACAGCCTGGCCAACGTTCTCATCGGAAACACTGCCGACAACGTGCTCGACGGCAAAGCCGGGGCGGACAAGATGCAGGGCGGCAAAGGCAACGACACCTATATCGTCGACAACCTGGCTGACACCGTAGCGGAGAAGGCAAACGAAGGCATCGATCTCGTCCAGGCGTCGGTCAGCTACACCCTTGCGGCAAACATCGAAAATCTGACGCTAGCCGGCGCAGCAAAGATCAACGGCACCGGCAACACCCTGGCAAACGTCCTCTTTGGCAATGCCGCCGACAACGTGCTTGACGGCAAGGCCGGCGCCGACAAGATGCAGGGCGGCAAGGGCAACGACACCTATATCGTCGACAACCTGGCCGACGCTGTGGCGGAGAAGGCGAACGAAGGCATCGATCTCGTCAAGGCATCCGTCAACACCACCCTTTCGGTCAATGTCGAAAATCTGACGCTGACGGGAACGGGCAACATCAACGGCACCGGCAATGCCCTTGCCAACGTCATCAAGGGGACCACCGGCATCAACACGCTGAAGGGCGAAGCCGGAAACGACATGCTTTATGGCGGCACCGGTGCGGACAAGCTCTATGGCGGGCTGGGTGCCGATACCTTCGTCTTCATGTCGGCAACCGACTCCACGGTCGCTTCGTCCGGTCGCGACACGATTTACGATTTCAGCCGCGCGCAAGGCGACAAGATCAATCTCAAGGCGATCGACGCCAGCACGAAATCCGGCGGCGACCAAGCCTTCACCTTCATTGGCGCGGAGAAGTTCCACAAGAAGGCCGGAGAACTGCGCTTCGAGAAGAAGTCCGGCGACACATTCATCCAGGGCGACGTGAACGGCGATGGAAAGGCCGACTTCTCGATCATGCTCGACCTCAGCCTTACGATGAGCAAATCGGACTTCATCCTTTGA
- a CDS encoding EAL domain-containing protein: MLEEHCRESKFTIAFQPIVDLSAGTKPYAYEALVRGLNGEAASTVLAAARASDFQAFDAECRKRAVQLAQGLNLSACLSVNISSETVGHAYHGLLSTLDVARSSGFAEEKLIFEISEREAIDDVARAKEQILACKRRGARIAYDDFGVGYSCIAALLEFMPDILKLDMSLIRGIDSDNRRRSIMSAIHDVCSRLHTAVIAEGIETRQEMDALRDLGINLMQGHYFASPVIEYLPLPVANAGGPGGEVELLAIKNKFSHEPAGAVSEA, from the coding sequence ATGCTCGAAGAACATTGCCGAGAATCCAAGTTTACCATAGCATTTCAACCGATTGTCGACCTTTCCGCCGGAACGAAGCCTTATGCCTATGAAGCTCTGGTTCGCGGTCTGAATGGCGAAGCTGCCTCGACGGTCTTGGCTGCGGCGCGCGCTTCGGATTTCCAAGCATTTGACGCCGAGTGTCGTAAGCGAGCCGTGCAGCTTGCGCAGGGCCTCAATCTGTCTGCTTGCTTGAGCGTGAACATCTCATCAGAAACCGTCGGCCACGCCTACCATGGACTACTCTCGACGCTCGATGTTGCTCGCTCTAGTGGGTTCGCCGAGGAAAAGCTCATCTTTGAAATTTCCGAACGCGAGGCGATTGACGATGTCGCCCGTGCGAAAGAACAAATTCTCGCCTGCAAACGCCGAGGCGCACGGATTGCTTATGACGACTTTGGTGTAGGCTACAGTTGCATTGCTGCACTGCTGGAGTTCATGCCGGATATCCTGAAGCTTGACATGAGCCTGATCCGAGGGATCGACTCGGATAACAGGCGGCGGTCGATTATGTCAGCCATCCATGACGTTTGCAGCCGACTGCATACGGCGGTGATCGCTGAGGGGATCGAAACGCGGCAAGAAATGGATGCACTGCGCGACCTTGGTATAAACCTGATGCAAGGTCACTACTTTGCAAGCCCTGTTATCGAATACCTTCCGTTGCCGGTCGCCAATGCTGGCGGACCGGGAGGGGAAGTAGAATTACTGGCGATAAAAAACAAATTTAGTCATGAGCCCGCCGGAGCGGTATCGGAAGCTTAA
- a CDS encoding response regulator, whose product MNLDHLPTPGLESGLQRIVLCVEDEADLRSDIVEELVSAGYRVVEAGNGREALRELEAVRPDLILCDVTMPEIGGYELMAMLRTDRPDLAEVPFVFLTALADRVEVLNGKNAGADDYLVKPVDFDDLLATIKSRLRLVDRVRRSLLVDLQRQQQQMIEQAVRDGEVTLAALAAALDRLAIGIFLIEESGEVRMTNEAGRHLIARAEGLSLTSTGLLARFAKSSQSLKAAITAVLRDIGTSQSVAVEREEGHPLVLQLSSINLPSSNVRHVVVLVIDPDRQADISADVLASLFGCTSAEARLAAALVAGKRLEEIGQEFGVKPTTVTFHLQNLFQKTHTHRQADLIALLIRATIPLSLSN is encoded by the coding sequence ATGAACTTGGATCACCTTCCCACACCGGGTCTGGAATCCGGTCTCCAAAGAATTGTCCTATGCGTTGAAGATGAAGCCGATCTTCGCTCCGATATCGTCGAAGAACTCGTTTCGGCAGGCTATCGCGTGGTCGAAGCGGGCAACGGACGGGAAGCGCTTCGCGAACTCGAGGCGGTGCGTCCCGATCTGATCTTGTGCGACGTCACGATGCCGGAAATCGGCGGGTACGAACTGATGGCAATGCTCAGGACTGATCGCCCCGACCTTGCGGAAGTGCCTTTCGTCTTTCTGACGGCATTGGCCGACAGGGTCGAGGTCTTGAACGGCAAGAATGCCGGCGCGGATGACTATCTGGTAAAACCTGTCGACTTCGACGACCTACTCGCAACGATCAAATCACGGCTTCGCCTAGTGGACCGGGTTCGCCGATCGCTCCTTGTCGACTTGCAGCGCCAGCAGCAACAGATGATCGAGCAGGCGGTGCGAGACGGCGAGGTTACGCTGGCGGCGCTGGCAGCAGCGCTGGATCGGCTTGCGATCGGCATCTTCCTGATCGAGGAAAGCGGCGAGGTCCGCATGACCAACGAAGCTGGACGACATTTGATCGCCAGGGCAGAGGGGCTTTCCCTGACATCGACGGGCCTCCTCGCCCGCTTTGCAAAATCGTCGCAATCTCTGAAAGCCGCAATCACTGCCGTCCTGCGGGATATCGGAACCAGCCAGTCGGTCGCGGTAGAGCGGGAAGAAGGGCATCCCCTCGTGCTGCAACTATCCTCGATCAACCTCCCAAGTAGCAATGTCCGCCATGTCGTTGTCCTCGTCATCGATCCTGACAGACAAGCCGATATCTCCGCCGATGTTCTGGCATCCCTGTTCGGCTGCACCTCGGCAGAAGCAAGGTTGGCCGCTGCCTTGGTCGCCGGAAAACGGCTTGAAGAGATCGGGCAAGAATTCGGCGTGAAGCCGACCACCGTCACCTTCCACTTGCAGAACCTGTTCCAGAAGACCCACACCCATCGCCAGGCCGATCTGATCGCCCTGCTGATAAGGGCAACGATTCCGCTTTCGCTCAGCAACTGA
- a CDS encoding ATP-binding protein, which yields MSDAAMFRSAANDIMIAERNSAAGQREKYRGILFEASIAVILIFGFGIFIVMRLVASLRSVALAENTLRRDRDFSRLLLESSGDGVAAFDREFRCTHWNSAMSAMFPVPDGKDIVGHLIQKAYSFPDDHMIMDLMRQTLAGESLHMPAHAIPDSTRYIEKFTYPIKSGDTIIGGILFFRDVTDAHSAQLELVKHRDQLETIVAERTRDLEESLARETGLRELYKGFVSMVSHQFRTPLSIIDASAQRIIRRGRQMTEEEIHERAGKIRAAVLRLTRLVSSTLNAAKMDAGQIDVDIRRCDLAKLIVEACERQKETSPNRIFHIELEHLPAWTSCDPLLIDQVVANLLSNAVKYSSPPHSIDVSAEVDHQQVRIRVSDRGVGIPEEERHKLFERFFRARTAVGVEGTGIGLHVARTIARMHGGDVDAFAREGGGSIFVLTIPREEALAA from the coding sequence TTGAGCGACGCCGCCATGTTCAGGAGCGCGGCCAACGACATCATGATTGCTGAACGCAACAGCGCCGCGGGACAGCGCGAGAAGTACAGGGGCATTCTCTTCGAAGCGAGTATTGCCGTTATTCTGATTTTCGGCTTCGGGATATTTATCGTCATGCGCCTGGTGGCAAGCCTGCGCTCCGTTGCCCTTGCCGAGAATACGCTCAGGCGCGACCGCGACTTCTCGCGCCTCCTGCTCGAGTCGAGCGGAGACGGAGTGGCGGCCTTCGACCGGGAATTTCGCTGCACGCACTGGAACTCCGCCATGAGTGCGATGTTTCCCGTCCCGGACGGAAAGGACATCGTCGGTCACCTCATTCAGAAAGCTTATTCTTTTCCCGACGACCACATGATCATGGACCTGATGCGCCAGACACTTGCGGGCGAGAGCCTTCACATGCCTGCCCATGCTATTCCCGACAGCACTCGTTACATCGAGAAATTTACGTATCCGATCAAATCGGGGGACACGATCATCGGGGGAATCCTCTTCTTCCGCGACGTCACCGACGCACACAGCGCCCAACTCGAACTCGTCAAGCACCGGGACCAGCTCGAAACCATCGTTGCGGAACGAACGCGCGATCTCGAAGAATCGCTGGCGCGAGAGACCGGCCTGCGTGAGCTCTACAAGGGCTTCGTGTCGATGGTGTCACATCAGTTCCGAACCCCTTTGTCGATTATCGATGCCAGTGCACAGCGGATTATCCGCCGCGGCAGGCAAATGACGGAAGAAGAAATCCACGAGCGCGCAGGAAAGATCCGCGCGGCGGTACTGCGGCTCACCCGCCTCGTATCGAGTACGTTGAATGCCGCCAAGATGGACGCCGGGCAAATCGATGTCGACATTCGGCGTTGCGACCTCGCGAAACTCATTGTCGAGGCCTGCGAGCGTCAAAAGGAGACATCCCCTAACCGGATATTCCACATCGAACTGGAGCACTTGCCGGCATGGACATCCTGCGATCCGCTCCTCATCGACCAGGTGGTCGCCAACCTGCTTTCTAACGCCGTCAAATATTCATCGCCGCCCCACTCAATCGACGTCTCTGCGGAGGTGGATCACCAACAGGTTCGCATTCGCGTCAGCGATCGGGGCGTCGGTATTCCCGAAGAAGAGCGTCACAAACTTTTTGAACGCTTCTTTCGTGCAAGGACCGCCGTGGGCGTCGAAGGGACAGGTATCGGTCTGCATGTCGCGCGCACAATAGCCCGCATGCACGGGGGTGATGTGGACGCTTTCGCACGTGAGGGTGGCGGCTCGATTTTTGTTCTCACCATACCCAGAGAGGAAGCGCTAGCAGCATGA
- a CDS encoding molybdopterin-dependent oxidoreductase: MTGKIEKTNGDGAALLDADFLSTFPAHRIETHTPWTDGIARFDGILLKDVLAAVGAQGDTLFAEAINGYRIAFPLSDAEKFGVLLAMQMEGKPLSRRDKGPLWIVYPRDSIAEIRDERYDSRWVWQLNKIEVR; this comes from the coding sequence GTGACGGGAAAGATCGAAAAGACGAATGGCGACGGGGCCGCACTTCTCGATGCGGATTTTCTTTCAACGTTTCCGGCGCACCGGATAGAAACGCATACGCCCTGGACCGACGGGATCGCCCGTTTCGATGGCATTCTGCTGAAGGACGTGCTGGCTGCGGTCGGAGCGCAAGGCGATACACTCTTCGCGGAGGCCATCAACGGTTACAGGATCGCGTTTCCCCTGTCGGATGCGGAGAAATTCGGCGTCTTGCTTGCCATGCAGATGGAGGGAAAGCCATTGTCCCGGCGGGACAAAGGGCCGCTCTGGATCGTTTACCCGCGTGACAGTATCGCCGAAATCCGCGACGAACGATATGATTCCAGATGGGTATGGCAGCTTAACAAAATAGAGGTTCGATGA